Genomic window (Mycolicibacterium smegmatis):
TGGCACCGCCGTCGACGTTCACCAGTTGGCCGTTGACAAAGCTTGAGTCGTCGCAGGCGAGGAAGAGCGCGGCGCTCGCGACCTCCCTCGGTTGGCCGAGCTCGCCTCGCGGGATCATTCCCTCCATCTGGCCCTTCAACGCAGGAACGTCCAGCAGGGCCTGGATGAACGCGGTCTCGACCGGTCCCGGGTTCAGGACGTTGACACGGATCCGTCGGTCCTGGAGTTCGGCGAGCCAGACGCGGGCGAACGCGTGCAGCGCGGCCTTGCTCCCCGCGTAGACGCTCCATCCGGGCCAGCCTTTGATCGACGCGTTCGAGGCGGTCATGATGATCGAACCGCCGTCGTTGAAGAGCGGCAACGCCTTCTGCACCGCGAAAAGCGTCCCGCGGGTGTTGACCCGGAAGGTCTCGTCGAACAGTTCCTCGGTGATCGCACCGAGTGGGGCGGTCGGTCCTATCCCAGCATTCGTGTACAACACGTCGACGCTTCCTTTTTCGCGTTCGACGGTCTCGAACAGCCGGTCCAGATCCTCGAGGTCGGCGGCATCGCCCTGCACGCCCGTCACGTTGCGGCCGATCGCCGCGACAGCCTGATCCAGCGCCTCTTGGCGCCGACCGGTGATGAAGACATATGCTCCCTCTTCGACGAACAGCTTCGCGCCGGCCAATGCCATACCGCTTGTCGCACCGGTGATCACCGCCACCTTGCCGTCCAGCTTGCCCATGTTCCCCACTCTCGAATCGATCAGAGCCGCATGCCCTCTGATGGGGACAACGTCGCCGTGGCACTGGGCGTTCGAATCCCGTCTCCTGCGGCGGATCGAGATTCGCTCCGCCGCAGGTGGACTTGATCGTTAGGTGACCGGCGACTCGTCGTCGGCTGAGCTACCGAGTATCGCGTCGAGCAGCCCCGGAAACGCCTCGTCGAGTTCGGCGCGACGCAAGGTCAGGATCCGCTTGCGCCCGTCGGGCTCATTACGGATGATGCCGGCCTCGCGCAGCACCTTCATGAGGTGTGACTTGGTCGATTTCGGCAAATCGGGGTTGACTGTGCTGCATTCGGCCATCGCGAGGGGGCCATTGGCCAGCTCACGCACAATCGCGAGGCGCGCCGGATCGCTCAGTGCGAACAGGACATCGGTCAGCTTCACGTCGGCGATGTCCGGGTGCGCCAGCTGTGTGACGGCTCTCATGGTTCGATATTAGTTGAACCTTCGCGGGTTGACGGCTACGTTCTTAGAGTTCCACTTTTTTCGAACTGTTCTTTTCGTGGACTCGAGTCGCGAGGTTGCCATGTCCGTTGCCACCGCCGTCACGCCGGTCGTCCGGAGGACCCGAACACCGGCTTTCTGCCTGACCGTTGCAGCGAGTCTCGCCATGACAGTCGGTGCCAGCGCCCCCTCGCCGTTCTACCCCGTCCTGCAACAGCATCTCGGGTACTCAGCGGCGACAAGTACCACGATCTTCGCTGTCTACGCCGGCGCCCTGTTGGTCACGCTGCTGGTCGTCGGGTCGCTGTCCGACCACATCGGTCGGCGCCCGGTCATCTCGTTCGGCTTTGTGGTGCTTGCCGCCAGCATGGTGACGTTCTGGCACGCCGATTCCGTCACGGCGCTGATCGTCGCTCGCATCGTCCAGGGAACCGCCACCGGCTTCTTGATGTCGACCTTGTCAGCCGCGGTCGTGGATCTCGAGCCGAGCAACCGACCGGGGCTGGCGGCCACTCTCAACAGCGTCTTCCCGCTGGGCGGGCTCGCCCTCGGTGCCCCGATCTCGGGCGTCCTGCTCGACCACTCAACGTCGGCACCGGCCATGGTCTTCGGCGGGCTCGCGTCCCTGTACGTGGCGATAGCGGCGGCCGCGTGCCTACTGCCGGAGACGTCCCCTCGACACGAAGGTCTCCTGCGCTCCTTTGTTCCTCGTGTGGGCGTGCCCGCGGCCGCGCGCCCACCGTTCTGGCGCGGCGCACCCGGACTGGTCGCCGGATGGGCCACCACCGGGCTGTACCTGTCCTTGGGCGCACCGCTCGTCGCTCAGGAACTGGGTGGCACCGACCACGCCGAGCAGGGACTCGTCGTCGCGGCACTCGCCGGCGTGGGTTCCGTGACGAGCTACGTCTGCCGCGGCAAGTCCTCACGCGCCTTGACGACGTACGGCACCACAGCGCTCGCTGCCGGGACCGCCTTCAGCCTCGTCGGGCTTGCAGTCGGCTCATTGTGGGTCTTCATCGCTGCGGCGGTCCTGGCCGGAGCAGGGGTGGGCGCTTCGTTCCTCGGAATCCTGCGCTCGATCACGCCGCTGGCCGCACCGCACGAGCGTGGCGAGTTGTTCGCGGCAGTGTTCGTCGTCAGCTACCTGGCGTTCGGTGGTCCCGCCGTCCTCGCCGGCGTCGCCGTACCGCATATCGGCCTTGCCCAGACCACCTACCTGTACGGCGGGCTGGTTGTCGTCCTGTCGGTGGGGGCCTGCCTCCTCCGCGCGCTGGCCACAGAGCAACAAAGTGCACCGGACACAATCGTCCGAACGAATGAAGCAACGTAACAGGACGTCAGCCGGGTGTCGGAACCTCTTTCTTCCCTTCGGAGCACTTCTGAGCAGCCCAGCGGGCACGACTCTCCCGCAGGGTCCGCTGGGCGGACTCCAGGGTGACGTCGCGTGGATCGATCCCCTCGCGCTCGAATCCCCTCGCCGCGATCGGCAGGTACAACAATCTCAACGGGACGAAACGCTCGACGACCGCAGACAACCGGCGATACATGTGCATGAAGCGACGGGACATGTCCTCGTCCTCGGGAGTCCACTCCAGGCCGAACAAGTCCTTCACATGGGCCGGGTAACAATTGACGACGATCTGCCGACGCGCCGCCAGCCACGGCCAGACATACTTCTTCATGACCG
Coding sequences:
- a CDS encoding SDR family NAD(P)-dependent oxidoreductase codes for the protein MGKLDGKVAVITGATSGMALAGAKLFVEEGAYVFITGRRQEALDQAVAAIGRNVTGVQGDAADLEDLDRLFETVEREKGSVDVLYTNAGIGPTAPLGAITEELFDETFRVNTRGTLFAVQKALPLFNDGGSIIMTASNASIKGWPGWSVYAGSKAALHAFARVWLAELQDRRIRVNVLNPGPVETAFIQALLDVPALKGQMEGMIPRGELGQPREVASAALFLACDDSSFVNGQLVNVDGGATAI
- a CDS encoding ArsR/SmtB family transcription factor — encoded protein: MRAVTQLAHPDIADVKLTDVLFALSDPARLAIVRELANGPLAMAECSTVNPDLPKSTKSHLMKVLREAGIIRNEPDGRKRILTLRRAELDEAFPGLLDAILGSSADDESPVT
- a CDS encoding MFS transporter, which gives rise to MTVGASAPSPFYPVLQQHLGYSAATSTTIFAVYAGALLVTLLVVGSLSDHIGRRPVISFGFVVLAASMVTFWHADSVTALIVARIVQGTATGFLMSTLSAAVVDLEPSNRPGLAATLNSVFPLGGLALGAPISGVLLDHSTSAPAMVFGGLASLYVAIAAAACLLPETSPRHEGLLRSFVPRVGVPAAARPPFWRGAPGLVAGWATTGLYLSLGAPLVAQELGGTDHAEQGLVVAALAGVGSVTSYVCRGKSSRALTTYGTTALAAGTAFSLVGLAVGSLWVFIAAAVLAGAGVGASFLGILRSITPLAAPHERGELFAAVFVVSYLAFGGPAVLAGVAVPHIGLAQTTYLYGGLVVVLSVGACLLRALATEQQSAPDTIVRTNEAT